One region of Trinickia violacea genomic DNA includes:
- the lepB gene encoding signal peptidase I: MNFALILFVLVILTGIAWVADKLVFQPQRRRAADAAVAEFDRQQQRVGERFADENAPQTRARIRDDKLRQPWWLEYTASFFPVILVVFLVRSFVVEPFKIPSGSMVPTLLVGDFILVNKFDYGLRLPITNTKVTQGRPLERGDVVVFRYPKDESVDYIKRVIGLPGDVVAYQGKKLTINGKPVPETSLPDYFDEERIGYAKQFEEDLGDRKNAILNNPAVPPFVVGADDYPFRDNCQYNSEGVICKVPPGNYFMMGDNRDNSADSRYWGFVPDNNIVGRAFFIWMNFSSLKRIGSFH, from the coding sequence ATGAATTTTGCGCTGATTCTTTTTGTGCTCGTCATTTTGACCGGCATCGCGTGGGTAGCAGACAAACTCGTTTTTCAGCCGCAACGGCGGCGCGCAGCGGACGCCGCGGTCGCGGAGTTCGATAGGCAGCAGCAGCGCGTCGGCGAGCGTTTCGCCGACGAAAATGCACCGCAAACGCGCGCCCGCATTCGCGACGACAAGCTGCGCCAGCCGTGGTGGCTCGAGTACACGGCAAGCTTCTTCCCGGTGATTCTGGTGGTGTTCCTCGTGCGCTCGTTCGTCGTCGAACCGTTCAAGATTCCATCGGGCTCGATGGTGCCGACGCTGCTGGTCGGCGACTTCATCCTCGTCAACAAGTTCGACTACGGCCTGCGCCTGCCGATCACCAACACGAAAGTCACGCAGGGCCGTCCGCTCGAGCGCGGCGATGTCGTCGTGTTCCGCTATCCGAAGGACGAGTCGGTCGACTACATCAAGCGCGTGATCGGCTTGCCTGGCGATGTGGTCGCCTATCAAGGCAAGAAGCTGACGATCAACGGCAAGCCCGTGCCGGAGACATCGCTGCCCGATTACTTCGATGAAGAGCGCATCGGCTACGCGAAGCAATTCGAAGAAGATCTCGGCGACCGCAAGAACGCCATTCTGAACAATCCCGCAGTACCGCCGTTCGTGGTCGGCGCCGACGATTACCCGTTTCGCGACAACTGCCAATACAACAGCGAAGGCGTGATCTGCAAAGTGCCGCCGGGCAACTACTTCATGATGGGCGACAACCGCGACAACAGTGCGGACAGCCGCTACTGGGGCTTCGTGCCCGACAACAACATCGTCGGTCGCGCGTTCTTCATCTGGATGAACTTCAGCAGCCTGAAGCGCATCGGTTCATTCCACTGA